CGGCGGCATGCTCAAGAAGCTTCCGGCAAACTGGAAAGGGCTTAAAGACCTCGGCATGTAGCCGCCCGGTTCGGCAAGCGGGTGGGTGGCGGCGGAGTTGGGACGGGCAGTCGAGAAGGTTCGGGATTCGCTGCCCGTTGTGATTCTCTTTAGCGGTATAATCCTCAGGAGGTTATTAATGTGTTGACGATTCGTTTGGCCCGCGTGGGAGCAAAAAAGAAACCGTCGTACCGGGTGGTGGTCACGGAAAAATCGCAGCCCCGCGACGGGCGGTTTGTCGAGGTGGTGGGCCACTATGATCCGTCCCGAAGGCTCGGGACGGCGGTGACGCTCCATAGCGAGCGTATCCAACACTGGCTCCGCCGCGGCGCCCAGCCCTCGGATACGGTGCGCAGCCTGCTCCGCAAGCATAAGGTCCTCTAAGCGGCTTCATGGAAAGTTTCATTGGCGATCGCAGCTCGACGCTGTGGAGCACGTTCCGGTTCGAGGGCCGATCCCGTGTCCGCATGGGGCGGAAACGGGACAGGGGAGCGGGAGGGCCGCATGAAGGAGCTGGTGGAAGCGATTGCGAAGGCGCTTGTGGATCTTCCTGATCAGGTTTCGGTAAGAGCCGTCGAGGGCGAGCAGGCGACGATCCTGGAGTTGCGCGTGGCCCAGAGCGACCTGGGCAAGGTGATCGGCAAACAGGGGCGCACCGCCCGCTCGATTCGCACCATCCTCGGCGCAGCCGGGATGAAACTCAAGAAGCGCTTTACCCTGGAGATCCTGGAGTAAGTTTGAATCCCGATCCGCGCGATTCGGGCCAGACGGACCGGGTGACGGTGGCGGTGATTCAAAAACCGCAGGGCCGCCACGGCGAAGTCCTGGCCCGGATCCTCACTGATTTTCCTGAACGGTTGCTCGATCGGCGCCAGGTCTTGCTCTGGAATGGCCATCCCGCCGCGGCCGGCCAGCCGGCTACGATCACCCGCGGCTGGTTCCACAAAGGCGGGATCGTGCTTCAGTTTGAAGGCTGCGCCACGCGCGCCGACGCCGAAAAACTTCGCGGCTGGCACGTGCAGATCCCCAAAGCCGACCGGGTCGAACTGCCGGCTGGCAGTTACTACATCTCAGATTTGACGGACTGCGAAGTTTTCGAGCGGACGGCGGATGGCGCGAAAAGAATGGGCCGGGTGCGGGAGGTGATCGCCGCCGGGGAAAACCTCGGCGGGCCGCACCTGCTCGAGGTGGAAACCCCGGACGGCGCCATCCTGATCCCGCTCGCGCAGGAGATTTGCCCCTCGATTGACATTTCCGCGCGGCGGATTGAAGTCGTGCTGCCGGAAGGACTCAAGGACGCCAACCGCGCTTCGATCCCGCAGAGCGGGACTCGCCGCACCGGGCGAAAGTCGAAGTACTAATCCTCGCCCACCCACCCCGTCCCGAAGATGGGGAAGAAGAACGGTTGACGATGAGCGTTGCCCGATGACTTTCGACATCATCACCATCTTCCCTGATTTCTTCTCCGGCCCGTTTGCCTGGGGTGTCATTCGCCGGGCTCGCGATGCGGGGCTCATTCAAATCCGCATTCACGACCTCAGGAATTTCACCACCGACAGGCATCGGACAACCGACGACCGGCCTTTCGGGGGCGGCGAAGGCATGGTGATGAAGTGCGAACCGCTCTTTGCCGCGGTGGAAAGCATCCTTCAGGCCGTGCCGACAACGGAGCGCGAAAGGGTAGCGGTTGTTTTGCTCTCCGCCTCGGGCAAACCCTTCGACCAGGCGACGGCGCGGGGCTGGTCGGGCCTTCCGCGGGTGATTTTGCTTTGCGGGCGCTATGAGGGCGTGGATGAACGCATCGCCGAGCAAGTGGCTACCGAAGAAGTCTCGGTGGGGAATTTTGTGCTTTCTGGCGGCGAGTTGCCGGCCGCGATGGTGGTGGACGCAGTGACGCGGCTACTTCCCGGGGCGCTTGGCGATGAACGCTCCTCGGAACAGGAATCGTTCACCCCGCCGACGGCGGCCCTGGAGTCCCGTTCCCTTTCGCCCAGGGCAGGTTCCGTCGAGACCCGTGCTGCTTTTGAGTCCGCCGGTTTGGGCGGCGCCCCGACCAGTCGGGGCGGCGGAGGCATCCTCGATTGCCCGCACTACACTCGACCGGCGGAGTTTCGCGGCTGGGCCGTTCCGGAAGTGCTCATCAGCGGCAACCACGAGGAAATCCGGCGCTGGCGCCGCAAGCAGGCCCTGGGAAAAACTCTTCGCAACCGCCCCGACCTGCTCGCCGGGACCGCGCTCACCGACGAAGACCGCCGGCTCATCGAGGAAATGCAAGGAAGAAAATGAACCCTCGCCACCGGCCATGCCGACGCCTGGGCACTGGTCAGGGGTCGCGCGGCCGTCAGGGTGCTGGTCAAACCCGCCGGCCTCCGATATAATGCTCGTTTTGAAAAACGCGGGAGAAGCCATCATGAGCATGCTGGAAAAGGCCGTGGGCGCCCACCTCAAGAAGGAACTGGCATCCTTTCGCCCGGGCGACACTGTCCGGGTTCATGTCAAGATCATCGAAGGCGACAAGGAGCGCATCCAGCCTTTCGAAGGCGTGGTCATCAAAAAGCGCGGGCAACTGACCGGTACCTCCTTCACCCTTCGCCGGGTCAGCTTCGGCATTGGCGTCGAGCGTATCTTTCCCCTTCATTCGCCCGTCGTTGACAAAATCGAGGTGATCCACCAGGGCCGCGTCCGGCGCGCCAAACTCTATTACCTCCGCAAGC
The nucleotide sequence above comes from Candidatus Acidiferrales bacterium. Encoded proteins:
- the rimM gene encoding ribosome maturation factor RimM (Essential for efficient processing of 16S rRNA) produces the protein MNPDPRDSGQTDRVTVAVIQKPQGRHGEVLARILTDFPERLLDRRQVLLWNGHPAAAGQPATITRGWFHKGGIVLQFEGCATRADAEKLRGWHVQIPKADRVELPAGSYYISDLTDCEVFERTADGAKRMGRVREVIAAGENLGGPHLLEVETPDGAILIPLAQEICPSIDISARRIEVVLPEGLKDANRASIPQSGTRRTGRKSKY
- the rpsP gene encoding 30S ribosomal protein S16, translating into MTIRLARVGAKKKPSYRVVVTEKSQPRDGRFVEVVGHYDPSRRLGTAVTLHSERIQHWLRRGAQPSDTVRSLLRKHKVL
- a CDS encoding tRNA (guanine(37)-N(1))-methyltransferase; this encodes MTFDIITIFPDFFSGPFAWGVIRRARDAGLIQIRIHDLRNFTTDRHRTTDDRPFGGGEGMVMKCEPLFAAVESILQAVPTTERERVAVVLLSASGKPFDQATARGWSGLPRVILLCGRYEGVDERIAEQVATEEVSVGNFVLSGGELPAAMVVDAVTRLLPGALGDERSSEQESFTPPTAALESRSLSPRAGSVETRAAFESAGLGGAPTSRGGGGILDCPHYTRPAEFRGWAVPEVLISGNHEEIRRWRRKQALGKTLRNRPDLLAGTALTDEDRRLIEEMQGRK
- the rplS gene encoding 50S ribosomal protein L19, which gives rise to MSMLEKAVGAHLKKELASFRPGDTVRVHVKIIEGDKERIQPFEGVVIKKRGQLTGTSFTLRRVSFGIGVERIFPLHSPVVDKIEVIHQGRVRRAKLYYLRKRKGKAARLKRQSEFLPTSGAKEEQSQ
- a CDS encoding KH domain-containing protein, with product MKELVEAIAKALVDLPDQVSVRAVEGEQATILELRVAQSDLGKVIGKQGRTARSIRTILGAAGMKLKKRFTLEILE